A single genomic interval of Penaeus vannamei isolate JL-2024 chromosome 21, ASM4276789v1, whole genome shotgun sequence harbors:
- the LOC138865448 gene encoding serine-rich adhesin for platelets-like yields the protein MSIALHLQSSLKIDADTPLSSDRQAEQDLESVQTSFTFDTQDQESDKQTEQSQDILETFYANMTQGQENSSVPDKQTPQNQELQSFNTNEKPDEEHLQFSQAGQDLGLLQPSDIQQNQDQESLSDKATEQDLEPTFEKQDREPSPLSDKQIEQNGELPETVDAHKKQESPMFEKQAEQNHELVQIPDTHEKHLLHDNYSEDRKPLYQFYTPLNNVTGTIDRAKYVLDTGAKNAKDDKVKTDNSEVKNNDIEVKANETRVSEISTDNIETKPDITEVMTDNSETKADDTVMKNDDSGIKTDVTEGKENTEIKIYVSEVKDGNSTEFKTDFTENKVNGDDIADNTEFKTDVADKKNDTEHQEVSGTNESIIEVKVDQNNAKTDSAEIKTDFTESKANTAEVSAVKAEASLNSFYSKTDIAEIKAGDNEIKTEDVRASPEFKVDDSEGKADTEEKDYDADSTEAKVGDTKDKPNNTETKAEYTEARAADAEASIDSTEGKVKETETKIEAKADNVEAEAHDNEAKVDVETNAAKTETKAGDTEAKIDEGKDNGTETKTEGATAKAEDSEAPVDGNKAMADALATETSATEAKAESMEAKAAETEAKADDTEVKAETDIGDNKFKADSIEGLAGGAEARTDDTEIMAEDKITEAKTDATENKSEAEINVSESKVDATEAKIIEDEPDSTEAKGEANTDVANGKTGDTEAEAGVKIDTTEVKAEPNTDATEAKADAIKANADDTEATIEVMAEVEFNAAEAMADNAKSKSDIDTGGKTELTESKANDTEVKVEANTDATEATADDTKAKIEANPDAAEATADDTKAKIEANPDAAEATADDTKAKIEANPDATEATADDTKTKIEANPDATEATADDTKAKIEANPDATEATADDTKAKIEANTDATEATADDTKAKIEANSDPTEATADDTKAKIEANTDATEATADDTKAKIEANTDATEATADDTKAKIEANPDPTEATADDTKAKIEANPDATEATADDTKAKIEANTDATEATADDTKAKIEANSDPTEATADDTKAKIEANTDATEATADDTKAKIEANTDATEATADDTKAKIEANSDPTEATADDTKAKIEANTDATEATADDTKAKIEANTDATEATADDTKAKIEANSDPTEATADNTKAKIEANPDPTEATADDTKAKIEANPDPTEATADDTKAKIEANPDPTEATADDTKAKIEGNIGVAEAKDDGTEAMVEASIDIPEAKTGVSEATDATEAKADNPEAKVDATEAKPENIESKVVATGATKYPSEATVDNSEAIIEANIDVTEAKTDDTEAMTATTEAKADATNVKADATEANINATETKTDTAEATTNDTEAKADGTEVKIADTEAERAEREAKIDNTDDTEAKADNTKATTDITEATAGITEATAGITEATVGITETTTGITEATSGITEATAGITEATYGIAEATSGITEATSGIAEATSGIAEAKADGTGATAVITEPTPGITEATTGIAETTSGITEATSGITEATAGIAESTSGIAEAKADGTGATAVITGPTAGITEATTSIAETTSGITEATSGITEATSGIAEAKADGTGATAVITEPTAGITEPTTSFAETTPGITEATSGITEATSGITEATAGITEATAGIADAKADGTGATAVITEPTPGITEATTSIAETTLGITEATSGITEATAVITEPTAGITEATTGMAETTSGITEATSGITEATPGITEATPGITEATSGIAEAMAGITDAKADGTGATAVITGAPAGITEATAGITGTEVKIGDTEAERDEREAKIDNTEVNIDNETKTKDLEGKDLETNAADNEVKTGNTEAKDDVNEAKASDTETKADEAEDTDTKAYDTEAKTSDISANIDDTEIKTDVEARISDTGAKADAVEAKADKTEAKTGANETKDSNANLEDAKANKDEAKTDESEVKTDGSEANTEDTKTMAEDNEAKADDTEATAGITEATAGITDATAGITDATAGITEAKADETGAMAVITEATAGIAETKANNIEATAGIIDGKSEDTEAATDNTEAKPDETGATTGITEATADNTEAKADNTEAKPDETGATAGITEVTSGITEAKADNTGTKVDNIEDKADNTEATAGIIEGKADNTEATAGITEAKADETGATAGITEVTSGITEAKADNTGTKVDNIEDKADNTEATAGIIEAKADNTEATAGITEAKADNTEATAGITEAKAEDSEAKANDTEATASITEAKAGETEAKADDTEFNGGITEAKADDTEATAGITEAKAVNTEATAGITEAKADNSEATAGITEAKADNTEATAGITETKAEDSEAKANDIEATAGTTEAKAGETEAKADDTEFNGGITEPTAGITEATTSIAETTSGITEAKADNTEAKADNTEAKADNTESTAGITEAKADNTESTAGITEAKADNTEAMAGVTEATAGITEAKADNTEAMAGVTEATAGITEAMADNTEAMAGVTEATAGITEAKADSTEATAGITEAKANDPEATAGITAAKAGESEAKSDDTEFNGGITEAKADNIEAKVNDSGATAGITEAKVDDIEVKAEIEAKEAKTDNTVAMADETEAKAGDTEAKDSDTGAKNDTESRGDCTEALVVNTEAKTAGAESGDTEVKIGDTEARIGDSDTRAGDSEANIGDAVTEANDVEVKLGNAESKAEDTGVKADDAKAGDTEVKVGDTRTAADDTEAKTGDTSESVAKADTTEAKAGNMESKSDYTEAKVGNTEGKSDDTETKTGNNEIKSDDIDDAQDRINVHAKSKTDIEAKITESGPKSDDTVANSENSNGKAGDTKANTDNTEPETGDSLVKTADSEVKTDGIEATTKNNTDTEAKSDNTQTNVDDIKPVGGNNSEAMVDVKEGKTDIPDTKAYLEFKVNDTKSKADGFNAENEDQPDFMSYEGKVEGSDGLADAVRISEPAKTEVEIGNAVSEAECKVENAENKVDKANAECDSSESRVDDFETKDSSEEKKHKGDDKVSDPNSTAEIKNDGDGTEAREIVSEGVDAEETNSLSKVDTGKPDENAKITKNETEDSQITASNSRDPNLSDKEANSEMNESELANIPNKPVLVKFHQVPGNESQAVSDFEVPRPPTPYKADIQNELPGSSSVSQPSGQNDAISDTHIALGDEGNMLESNMMNKNGEVEVTNESKEDKAPIHVGVTDTDNTPNLDKRDVSDDKISRSNSSCSCSKLSEHEDKETQYEANNSSISGNYSNASSKEKPAASQSSQSKKQHLKEDTKKIHKKKMQRKSRIITSDDQDDTQTLNRLMTKASGDPSHPVLIEGILSTNAICTDNYVVMAATSDIPTPH from the exons ATGTCCATCGCACTTCACCTGCAGTCCAGCTTAAAAATCGACGCGGACACTCCTTTATCATCGGACAGACAAGCAGAACAGGACCTCGAATCAGTACAAACTTCTTTTACGTTTGACACACAAGACCAAGAGTCTGACAAGCAAACGGAACAGAGCCAAGATATACTTGAAACTTTTTATGCAAATATGACACAAGGCCAAGAGAATTCTTCTGTGCCTGACAAACAGACGCCACAGAACCAGGAACTACAATCTTTTAACACAAACGAGAAACCGGACGAAGAGCACTTACAATTCTCACAGGCAGGACAAGACCTAGGGCTACTACAGCCTTCTGATATACAACAGAATCAGGATCAAGAAAGTCTGTCTGACAAAGCGACAGAACAAGACCTCGAACCTACATTTGAGAAGCAAGACCGTGAGCCTTCACCTCTGTCTGACAAGCAAATTGAACAGAATGGAGAACTGCCAGAAACGGTAGACGCACATAAGAAGCAAGAGTCACCTATGTTCGAAAAACAAGCGGAGCAGAACCATGAGCTGGTACAAATTCCTGACACACATGAAAAACACTTGCTACATGATAATTACTCGGAAGATCGGAAACCACTGTATCAGTTTTATACGCCACTAAATAATGTTACTGGTACGATAGACAGAGCAAAATATGTACTTGACACTGGGGCCAAAAATGCCAAAGATGATAAAGTGAAGACTGACAATTCAGAAGTAAAGAATAACGATATTGAAGTCAAAGCCAATGAGACCAGGGTTTCCGAAATTAGTACCGATAATATTGAAACCAAACCTGACATTACTGAAGTCATGACTGATAATTCTGAAACCAAAGCAGATGATACTGTGATGAAAAATGATGACTCTGGAATCAAGACTGATGTCACAGAAGGCAAAGAAAATACTGAGATCAAAATCTATGTTTCTGAAGTCAAGGATGGTAATAGCACAGAATTTAAGACAGATTTTACTGAAAACAAGGTCAATGGAGATGATATAGCTGATAATACTGAATTCAAAACAGACGTtgctgataagaaaaatgatactgAACATCAAGAAGTCAGTGGAACAAATGAAAGTATTATTGAAGTCAAAGTTGACCAAAATAATGCGAAAACTGATAGTGCTGAAATTAAAACGGATTTCACGGAGAGCAAGGCCAATACTGCTGAAGTCAGTGCCGTTAAAGCAGAAGCCAGCTTAAACAGTTTTTACTCCAAGACTGACATAGCTGAAATCAAGGCaggagataatgaaataaagactgaaGATGTTAGAGCTTCACCGGAATTCAAAGTAGATGATTCTGAAGGCAAGGCTGATACTGAAGAGAAAGATTATGATGCAGATTCAACCGAAGCTAAGGTTGGTGATACTAAAGACAAACCTAATAATACTGAAACCAAGGCTGAATATACAGAAGCCAGGGCGGCTGATGCTGAAGCAAGTATCGATAGTACTGAAGGTAAAGTTAAAGAAACTGAAACCAAAATTGAGGCCAAGGCTGATAATGTGGAAGCTGAAGCTCATGATAATGAAGCCAAGGTTGATGTTGAAACCAATGCTGCTAAAACCGAAACGAAAGCTGGTGATACTGAAGCCAAGATCGATGAAGGCAAGGATAATGGTACTGAGACCAAGACTGAAGGTGCTACAGCAAAGGCTGAGGATTCCGAAGCTCCTGTTGATGGTAATAAAGCCATGGCTGATGCTCTTGCAACAGAGACTAGTGCTACTGAAGCAAAGGCAGAGAGTATGGAGGCCAAGGCAGCTGAAACTGAAGCAAAGGCCGATGATACTGAAGTTAAGGCTGAAAccgatattggtgataataaattCAAGGCTGATAGTATTGAGGGCCTGGCTGGTGGTGCTGAAGCAAGGACTGACGATACTGAAATCATGGCTGAAGACAAGATTACTGAAGCGAAGACTGATGCTACCGAAAATAAGTCCGAAGCCGAGATCAATGTTTCTGAATCTAAGGTTGATGCTACTGAAGCCAAGATTATTGAAGATGAGCCTGACAGTACTGAAGCTAAGGGTGAAGCCAACACGGATGTTGCAAACGGTAAAACTGGCGATACTGAAGCTGAAGCTGGAGTCAAGATTGACACTACTGAAGTGAAGGCTGAACCTAACACCGATGCTACTGAAGCCAAGGCTGATGCGATAAAAGCAAATGCTGACGATACTGAAGCAACTATCGAAGTTATGGCTGAAGTCGAGTTTAATGCTGCTGAAGCCATGGCCGACAATGCTAAGTCTAAAAGTGATATTGATACTGGAGGCAAGACTGAGCTCACTGAATCCAAAGCTAACGATACTGAAGTAAAGGTTGAAGCTAATACTGATGCTACTGAAGCCACAGCTGACGATACCAAAGCAAAGATTGAAGCTAATCCTGATGCTGCTGAAGCCACAGCTGACGATACCAAAGCAAAGATTGAAGCTAATCCTGATGCTGCTGAAGCCACAGCTGACGATACCAAAGCGAAGATTGAAGCTAATCCTGATGCTACTGAAGCCACAGCTGACGATACCAAAACGAAGATTGAAGCTAATCCTGATGCTACTGAAGCCACAGCTGACGATACCAAAGCGAAGATTGAAGCTAATCCTGATGCTACTGAAGCCACAGCTGACGATACCAAAGCGAAGATTGAAGCTAATACTGATGCTACTGAAGCCACAGCTGACGATACCAAAGCGAAGATTGAAGCTAATTCTGATCCTACTGAAGCCACAGCTGACGATACCAAAGCGAAGATTGAAGCTAATACTGATGCTACTGAAGCCACAGCTGACGATACCAAAGCGAAGATTGAAGCTAATACTGATGCTACTGAAGCCACAGCTGATGATACCAAAGCGAAGATTGAAGCTAATCCTGATCCCACTGAAGCCACAGCTGACGATACCAAAGCGAAGATTGAAGCTAATCCTGATGCTACTGAAGCCACAGCTGATGATACCAAAGCGAAGATTGAAGCTAATACTGATGCTACTGAAGCCACAGCTGACGATACCAAAGCGAAGATTGAAGCTAATTCTGATCCTACTGAAGCCACAGCTGACGATACCAAAGCGAAGATTGAAGCTAATACTGATGCTACTGAAGCCACAGCTGACGATACCAAAGCGAAGATTGAAGCTAATACTGATGCTACTGAAGCCACAGCTGACGATACCAAAGCGAAGATTGAAGCTAATTCTGATCCTACTGAAGCCACAGCTGACGATACCAAAGCGAAGATTGAAGCTAATACTGATGCTACTGAAGCCACAGCTGACGATACCAAAGCGAAGATTGAAGCTAATACTGATGCTACTGAAGCCACAGCTGACGATACCAAAGCGAAGATTGAAGCTAATTCTGATCCTACTGAAGCCACAGCTGACAATACCAAAGCGAAGATTGAAGCTAATCCTGATCCCACTGAAGCCACAGCTGACGATACCAAAGCGAAGATTGAAGCTAATCCTGATCCCACTGAAGCCACAGCTGACGATACCAAAGCGAAGATTGAAGCAAATCCTGATCCCACTGAAGCCACAGCTGACGATACCAAAGCTAAGATTGAAGGCAATATCGGTGTCGCTGAAGCCAAAGATGACGGAACGGAAGCTATGGTTGAAGCCAGTATTGATATTCCTGAAGCTAAGACTGGCGTTTCTGAAGCTACTGATGCTACAGAAGCAAAGGCTGACAATCCTGAAGCTAAGGTTGACGCTACTGAAGCCAAGCCTGAAAATATTGAATCTAAGGTTGTGGCTACTGGAGCTACGAAATATCCTTCCGAAGCAACTGTTGACAATTCTGAAGCAATTATTGAAGCAAATATCGATGTTACTGAAGCCAAGACTGACGATACTGAAGCTATGACTGCTACCACTGAAGCAAAGGCTGATGCTACTAATGTTAAGGCTGACGCTACTGAAGCTAATATTAATGCTACTGAAACCAAGACTGATACTGCTGAAGCCACGACTAACGATACTGAAGCAAAGGCTGATGGCACTGAAGTCAAAATTGCTGACACTGAAGCCGAGAGGGCTGAAAGAGAGGCCAAGATcgacaatactgatgatactgaAGCCAAGGCTGATAATACTAAAGCCACAACTGATATTACCGAAGCCACGGCTGGTATTACTGAAGCCACGGCTGGTATTACTGAAGCCACAGTTGGTATTACTGAAACCACGACTGGTATTACAGAAGCCACGTCTGGTATTACTGAAGCCACAGCTGGTATTACTGAAGCCACGTATGGTATTGCTGAAGCCACGTCTGGTATTACTGAAGCCACGTCTGGTATTGCTGAAGCCACGTCTGGTATTGCTGAAGCCAAGGCTGACGGAACTGGTGCCACGGCTGTTATTACTGAACCCACGCCTGGTATTACTGAAGCCACGACTGGTATTGCAGAAACCACGTCTGGTATTACTGAAGCCACGTCTGGTATTACTGAAGCCACAGCTGGTATTGCTGAATCCACGTCAGGTATTGCTGAAGCCAAGGCTGACGGAACTGGTGCCACTGCTGTTATTACTGGTCCCACGGCTGGTATTACTGAAGCCACGACTAGTATTGCAGAAACCACGTCTGGTATTACTGAAGCCACGTCTGGTATTACTGAAGCCACGTCAGGTATTGCTGAAGCCAAGGCTGACGGAACTGGTGCCACGGCTGTTATTACTGAACCCACGGCTGGTATTACTGAACCCACGACTAGTTTTGCAGAAACCACGCCTGGTATTACTGAAGCCACGTCTGGTATTACCGAAGCCACGTCTGGTATTACTGAAGCCACAGCTGGTATTACTGAAGCCACGGCTGGTATTGCTGACGCCAAGGCTGACGGAACTGGTGCCACGGCTGTTATTACTGAACCCACGCCTGGTATTACTGAAGCCACGACTAGTATTGCAGAAACCACGCTTGGTATTACTGAAGCCACGTCTGGTATTACTGAAGCTACGGCTGTTATTACTGAACCCACGGCTGGTATTACTGAAGCCACGACTGGTATGGCAGAAACCACGTCTGGTATTACTGAAGCCACGTCTGGTATTACTGAAGCCACGCCTGGTATTACTGAAGCCACGCCTGGTATTACTGAAGCCACGTCTGGTATTGCTGAAGCCATGGCTGGTATTACAGATGCCAAGGCTGACGGAACTGGTGCCACGGCTGTTATTACTGGAGCTCCGGCTGGTATTACTGAAGCCACGGCTGGTATTACTGGTACTGAAGTCAAAATTGGTGACACTGAAGccgagagggatgaaagagaggccAAGATCGACAATACTgaagttaatattgataatgaaactaaGACTAAAGATCTCGAAGGTAAAGATTTGGAAACAAATGCTGCTGATAATGAAGTCAAGACTGGAAATACTGAAGCTAAAGACGATGTTAACGAAGCCAAGGCGAGTGATACTGAAACCAAAGCTGATGAGGCCGAGGATACGGATACGAAAGCATATGATACTGAAGCCAAAACTAGTGATATTTCAGCCAATATTGATGATACTGAAATAAAGACTGATGTTGAAGCCAGGATCAGTGATACTGGAGCCAAGGCTGATGCAGTTGAAGCAAAGGCTGACAAAACTGAAGCCAAGACTGGTGCTAATGAAACCAAGGATAGTAACGCAAATCTGGAAGATGCCAAGGCCAATAAGGATGAAGCCAAGACTGATGAAAGTGAAGTCAAAACCGATGGTAGTGAAGCCAATACTGAAGATACTAAAACAATGGCTGAGGATAATGAAGCAAAGGCAGATGATACTGAAGCCACGGCTGGTATTACTGAAGCCACGGCTGGTATTACTGACGCCACGGCTGGTATTACTGACGCCACAGCTGGTATTACTGAAGCCAAGGCTGACGAAACTGGTGCCATGGCTGTTATTACTGAAGCCACAGCTGGTATTGCAGAAACCAAGGCTAATAATATTGAAGCCACGGCTGGTATTATTGATGGCAAATCTGAGGACACTGAAGCAGCGACTGATAATACTGAAGCCAAGCCTGACGAAACTGGTGCCACGACTGGTATTACTGAAGCCACGGCTGATAATACTGAAGCTAAAGCTGATAATACTGAAGCCAAGCCTGATGAAACTGGCGCCACGGCTGGTATTACTGAAGTCACGTCTGGTATCACTGAAGCCAAGGCTGATAATACTGGAACCAAGGTTGATAATATTGAAGACAAGGCTGATAATACTGAAGCCACGGCTGGTATCATTGAAGGCAAGGCTGATAATACTGAAGCCACGGCTGGTATCACTGAAGCCAAGGCTGATGAAACTGGCGCCACGGCTGGTATTACTGAAGTCACGTCTGGTATCACTGAAGCCAAGGCTGATAATACTGGAACCAAGGTTGATAATATTGAAGACAAGGCTGATAATACTGAAGCCACGGCTGGTATCATTGAAGCCAAGGCTGATAATACTGAAGCCACGGCTGGTATCACTGAAGCCAAGGCTGATAATACTGAAGCCACGGCTGGTATCACTGAAGCCAAGGCTGAGGACAGTGAAGCGAAGGCTAACGACACCGAAGCCACGGCTAGTATCACTGAAGCCAAGGCTGGTGAAACTGAAGCCAAAGCTGATGATACTGAATTCAACGGTGGTATTACTGAAGCCAAGGCTGATGATACTGAAGCCACGGCTGGTATAACTGAAGCCAAGGCTGTTAATACTGAAGCCACGGCTGGTATCACTGAAGCCAAGGCTGATAATAGTGAAGCCACGGCTGGTATTACTGAAGCCAAGGCTGATAATACTGAAGCCACGGCTGGTATCACTGAAACCAAGGCTGAAGACAGTGAAGCCAAGGCTAACGACATCGAAGCCACGGCTGGTACCACTGAAGCCAAAGCTGGTGAAACTGAAGCCAAAGCTGATGATACTGAATTCAACGGTGGTATTACTGAACCCACGGCTGGTATTACTGAAGCCACGACTAGTATTGCAGAAACCACGTCTGGTATTACTGAAGCCAAGGCTGATAATACTGAAGCCAAGGCTGACAATACTGAAGCCAAGGCTGATAATACTGAATCCACGGCTGGTATCACTGAAGCCAAGGCTGATAATACTGAATCCACGGCTGGTATCACTGAAGCCAAGGCTGATAATACTGAAGCCATGGCTGGTGTCACTGAAGCCACGGCTGGTATCACTGAAGCCAAGGCTGATAATACTGAAGCCATGGCTGGTGTCACTGAAGCCACGGCTGGTATCACTGAAGCCATGGCTGATAATACTGAAGCCATGGCTGGTGTCACAGAAGCCACGGCTGGTATCACTGAAGCCAAGGCTGATAGTACTGAAGCCACGGCTGGTATCACTGAAGCCAAGGCTAACGACCCCGAAGCCACGGCTGGTATCACTGCAGCCAAGGCTGGCGAATCTGAAGCCAAATCTGATGATACTGAATTCAACGGTGGTATTACTGAAGCCAAGGCTGATAATATTGAAGCCAAGGTTAATGACTCTGGAGCTACGGCTGGTATTACTGAAGCCAAGGTTGATGATATCGAGGTCAAGGCTGAAATTGAAGCCAAAGAAGCTAAAACTGATAACACAGTAGCTATGGCTGATGAGACAGAAGCCAAGGCTGGCGATACTGAAGCTAAGGATTCTGATACTGGAGCGAAGAATGATACTGAATCTAGGGGTGATTGCACTGAAGCTCTGGTCGTGAATACTGAAGCCAAAACTGCGGGAGCCGAGTCAGGTGATACTGAAGTCAAGATTGGGGATACTGAAGCCAGGATTGGGGATTCTGATACCAGAGCTGGTGATTCTGAAGCCAATATTGGTGACGCTGTAACTGAAGCTAATGATGTGGAAGTCAAATTAGGCAATGCGGAATCCAAAGCTGAAGATACTGGAGTCAAAGCGGATGATGCCAAGGCTGGAGATACTGAAGTCAAGGTTGGAGATACTAGAACTGCGGCCGATGATACTGAAGCCAAGACTGGAGACACTAGTGAAAGTGTAGCCAAAGCTGATACTACTGAAGCCAAGGCTGGAAATATGGAATCCAAGAGTGATTATACAGAAGCCAAGGTTGGAAATACTGAAGGCAAGAGTGATGATACTGAAACCAAAActggtaataatgaaatcaagTCTGATGATATTGACGATGCTCAAGATAGGATTAATGTTCATGCTAAAAGTAAGACTGATATTGAAGCCAAGATTACTGAAAGCGGACCTAAATCTGATGATACTGTAGCTAATTCTGAAAATTCTAATGGAAAAGCTGGCGATACTAAAGCCAATACCGATAATACTGAACCCGAAACTGGTGATTCTCTAGTTAAGACTGCGGATTCTGAAGTCAAGACCGATGGTATTGAAGCCACGACTAAAAACAACACCGATACTGAAGCCAAGAGCGATAATACTCAAACCAATGTTGATGATATTAAACCTGTAGGAGGTAATAATAGCGAAGCCATGGTTGATGTCAAAGAAGGAAAAACTGATATTCCTGACACTAAGGCTTATCTAGAATTCAAGGTTAATGACACTAAATCCAAGGCTGATGGCTTTAATGCTGAAAATGAAGATCAACCTGACTTTATGTCGTATGAAGGTAAGGTAGAAGGGAGTGATGGGCTAGCTGATGCTGTAAGAATAAGTGAACCAGCCAAAACAGAAGTAGAGATTGGAAATGCTGTTTCAGAAGCTGAATGCAAGGTAGAAAATGCTGAGAATAAGGTAGACAAAGCTAATGCTGAGTGTGATTCCAGTGAAAGTAGAGTAGATGATTTCGAAACCAAGGATAGCAGCgaggaaaagaaacacaaaggCGATGACAAGGTAAGTGATCCAAATTCTACAGCAGAAATTAAGAACGATGGCGACGGAACGGAAGCACGCGAAATAGTCAGTGAAGGTGTAGATGCTGAGGAGACTAATTCTTTAAGTAAAGTTGATACAGGTAAACCAGATGAGAAtgcaaaaataaccaaaaacgAAACAGAAGACTCCCAGATAACTGCCTCTAATTCCAGGGACCCAAATCTCAGTGACAAAGAAGCGAATTCAGAAATGAATGAAAGTGAACTGGCTAATATTCCTAATAAACCAGTTTTAGTAAAATTCCATCAGGTGCCAGGCAATGAAAGTCAAGCTGTGAGTGATTTTGAGGTACCCCGACCACCTACTCCGTATAAGGCTGATATACAGAATGAACTGCCAGGGAGTTCTTCAGTCAGTCAACCCAGTGGTCAGAATGATGCTATCTCTGATACCCACATTGCTTTGGGAGATGAAGGAAATATGCTAGAGAGCAACATGATGAATAAAAATGGAGAAGTGGAAGTAACTAATGAAAGCAAAGAAGATAAAGCTCCTATTCATGTTGGTGTCACTGATACAGACAATACACCAAATTTAGATAAAAGAGATGTATCAGACGATAAGATATCGCGTTCAAATAGTTCGTGTTCATGTTCAAAATTGTCTGAACATGAGGACAAAGAGACTCAGTATGAAGCAAATAACAGCAGCATATCAGGTAACTACAGCAATGCATCGTCTAAAGAAAAACCTGCGGCTTCTCAAAGCTCTCAAAGTAAAAAACAGCACCTGAAAGAAGACACcaaaaaaattcacaaaaagaAAATGCAGAGGAAATCTAGAATTATTACATCCGATGATCAAGATGACACTCAAACCCTAAACAGACTCATGACTAAGGCCAGTGGAGACCCTAGTCATCCTGTCCTCATAGAGGGGAT TCTAAGCACAAATGCCATATGCACTGATAATTATGTAGTAATGGCCGCCACCAGTGACATCCCAACCCCACACTGA